A genomic region of Mycobacterium senriense contains the following coding sequences:
- a CDS encoding DUF4307 domain-containing protein has product MTETPISRPEARYGRSRLSRIPRRWLIAALGALVIVAGLVIAVIGYHRFGTSDVKGTMAGYRLIDDQTASITISVTRSDPSRPVDCIVRVRAQDGSETGRRELLVPPSDAATVQVTTTVKSFEPPVVADIYGCGTDVPAYLRPA; this is encoded by the coding sequence ATGACCGAAACCCCGATTTCCCGCCCGGAGGCCCGCTACGGACGCTCCCGGCTGTCGCGTATCCCGCGGCGGTGGCTGATCGCCGCGCTGGGCGCGTTGGTGATCGTGGCCGGACTCGTCATCGCCGTCATCGGTTATCACCGGTTCGGCACCAGCGACGTCAAGGGGACGATGGCCGGCTACCGGTTGATCGACGACCAGACGGCGTCGATAACCATCAGCGTGACGCGATCGGATCCGTCGCGGCCGGTGGACTGCATCGTGCGGGTCCGCGCGCAGGACGGCAGCGAGACGGGCCGGCGCGAGCTGCTGGTCCCGCCGTCGGACGCGGCCACCGTGCAGGTGACCACGACGGTGAAATCCTTCGAACCGCCGGTGGTGGCCGACATCTATGGCTGCGGCACCGATGTGCCCGCCTACCTGCGCCCGGCGTGA
- a CDS encoding RDD family protein, whose product MTDQPPPGGAYPPPPSSPGPAGDQPPPAGQQMPPPPPQAPAGSYPPPPPPPPGGSYPPPPPSAGGYAPPPPGPAIRTLPTQDYTPWLTRALAFVIDILPYIVVHGIGTAILVATQQTACITDVTQYAVNQYCATQNSTVGMVAQWLASIIGLFYLIWNYGYRQGTTGSSVGKSVLKCKVVSEITGQPIGFGLSVVRSLAHFVDAIICFIGFLFPLWDSKRQTLADKIMTTVCLPIDGAERPAVT is encoded by the coding sequence ATGACCGATCAACCGCCGCCCGGCGGCGCTTACCCGCCACCCCCCTCGTCGCCCGGGCCCGCGGGCGATCAGCCGCCGCCGGCTGGACAGCAGATGCCGCCGCCGCCTCCGCAGGCGCCCGCCGGGTCCTATCCGCCGCCCCCGCCCCCGCCGCCCGGCGGGTCGTACCCGCCGCCCCCGCCGTCGGCCGGCGGGTACGCGCCGCCGCCACCCGGGCCGGCGATCCGCACGCTGCCGACGCAGGACTACACGCCGTGGCTCACCCGCGCGCTGGCGTTCGTCATCGACATCCTCCCGTACATCGTGGTGCACGGGATCGGCACCGCGATCCTGGTCGCCACCCAGCAGACCGCCTGCATCACCGACGTCACGCAGTACGCCGTCAACCAGTACTGTGCCACCCAGAACTCGACCGTCGGCATGGTGGCGCAGTGGCTGGCGTCGATAATCGGGCTGTTCTATCTGATCTGGAATTACGGCTACCGGCAGGGCACCACCGGGTCGAGCGTCGGCAAGTCCGTGCTGAAGTGCAAGGTGGTCAGCGAGATCACCGGTCAACCCATCGGCTTCGGGCTGTCGGTGGTGCGCTCGCTGGCACACTTCGTCGACGCGATCATCTGCTTCATCGGTTTCCTTTTCCCGCTGTGGGATTCGAAGCGTCAAACGCTGGCGGACAAGATCATGACGACGGTGTGCTTGCCGATCGACGGGGCCGAGAGGCCGGCCGTCACCTAG
- the greA gene encoding transcription elongation factor GreA has protein sequence MTDTSVTWLTQESHDRLKAELDHLIANRPVIAAEINDRREEGDLRENGGYHAAREEQGQQEARIRQLQDLLNNAKVGEAPKQSGVALPGSVVKVYYNGDKSDTETFLIATRQEGVNDGKLEVYSPNSPLGGALIDAKEGETRTYVVPNGNTVEVTLVSAEPYHS, from the coding sequence ATGACGGACACTTCCGTGACCTGGCTTACCCAGGAGTCACACGATCGCCTCAAGGCCGAGCTCGATCACCTGATCGCGAATCGTCCGGTCATCGCCGCGGAGATCAACGACCGCCGCGAGGAGGGCGACCTGCGCGAGAACGGCGGCTACCACGCCGCCCGCGAAGAGCAGGGCCAGCAGGAGGCCCGGATCCGTCAGCTGCAGGACCTGCTCAACAACGCCAAGGTCGGCGAGGCGCCCAAGCAGTCCGGCGTCGCGCTGCCCGGCTCGGTGGTGAAGGTCTACTACAACGGCGACAAGTCCGACACGGAGACCTTCCTGATCGCCACCCGCCAGGAGGGCGTCAACGACGGCAAGCTCGAGGTGTACTCGCCCAATTCACCGCTAGGCGGCGCCCTGATCGACGCCAAGGAAGGCGAGACCCGCACCTACGTGGTGCCCAACGGCAACACCGTCGAGGTCACGCTGGTCAGCGCGGAGCCCTACCACTCCTGA
- a CDS encoding cystathionine gamma-synthase: MSDDRNGHPEFTGLATKAIHAGYRPDPATGAVNAPIYASSTFAQDGVGALRGGFEYARTGNPTRAALEAALAAVEDGAYGRAFGSGMAATDCALRALLRPGDHVVIPNDAYGGTFRLIDKVFTQWGVEYTPVALHELDAVAAAMTSRTRLIWAETPTNPLLSIADIAALAELAAGRASKSPAKVLVDNTFASPALQQPLTLGADIVLHSTTKYIGGHSDVVGGALVSNDQELDEAFAFLQNGAGAVPGPFDAYLTMRGLKTLVLRMQRHSENASAVAEFLEGHPAVSAVLYPGLPSHPGHQVAARQMSAFGGMVSVRMRGGRDAARDLCAKTRVFILAESLGGVESLIEHPSAMTHASTAGSQLEVPDDLVRLSVGIEDIADLLADLDQALG, encoded by the coding sequence ATGAGCGACGACCGCAACGGGCACCCCGAGTTCACCGGACTGGCCACCAAAGCGATTCACGCCGGCTATCGGCCGGACCCGGCAACCGGCGCGGTGAACGCCCCGATCTACGCCAGCAGCACCTTCGCCCAGGACGGTGTCGGCGCCCTGCGCGGCGGGTTCGAATACGCGCGCACCGGCAACCCGACCCGCGCCGCGCTGGAAGCGGCGCTGGCCGCCGTCGAAGACGGCGCCTACGGACGGGCCTTCGGTTCGGGCATGGCCGCCACCGATTGCGCCCTGCGCGCGCTGCTGCGCCCCGGCGACCATGTGGTCATCCCGAACGACGCCTACGGCGGCACCTTCCGGCTGATCGACAAGGTCTTCACCCAGTGGGGCGTGGAGTACACGCCGGTGGCGCTGCACGAGCTGGACGCCGTCGCCGCCGCGATGACGTCGCGAACCCGGCTGATCTGGGCGGAAACCCCGACCAATCCACTGCTGTCCATCGCCGACATCGCCGCGCTGGCCGAACTGGCGGCCGGGCGGGCCAGCAAAAGCCCAGCAAAGGTGTTGGTGGACAACACTTTTGCCTCACCCGCGTTGCAGCAGCCGTTGACGCTGGGCGCCGACATCGTGCTGCACTCGACCACCAAATACATCGGTGGGCACTCCGACGTGGTGGGCGGTGCGCTGGTCTCAAACGATCAGGAGCTGGACGAGGCGTTCGCCTTTCTGCAGAACGGTGCCGGCGCGGTGCCCGGCCCGTTCGACGCCTACCTGACGATGCGCGGCCTGAAGACACTGGTGCTACGCATGCAGCGACACAGCGAAAACGCTTCTGCCGTAGCGGAATTCCTCGAAGGCCACCCCGCGGTGAGCGCGGTGCTCTATCCCGGCCTGCCCTCGCACCCCGGCCATCAGGTCGCCGCACGGCAGATGAGTGCCTTCGGCGGCATGGTTTCGGTCCGCATGCGCGGCGGCCGCGACGCCGCCCGCGATCTGTGCGCCAAGACCAGGGTCTTCATCCTGGCGGAATCGCTGGGCGGGGTCGAGTCGCTGATCGAGCACCCCAGCGCGATGACGCACGCATCGACGGCCGGATCGCAATTGGAGGTCCCCGATGATCTGGTGCGCCTGTCGGTCGGCATCGAAGACATCGCGGACCTGCTGGCCGATCTCGATCAGGCCCTGGGCTAG
- a CDS encoding cystathionine beta-synthase — MRIAQHISDLIGGTPLVRLNSVVPDGAGIVAAKVEYLNPGGSSKDRIAVKMIDAAEASGQLRPGGTIVEPTSGNTGVGLALVAQHRGYKCVFVCPDKVSEDKRNVLMAYGAEVVVCPTAVPPEHPDSYYSVSDRLVTEIDGAWKPDQYANPEGPASHYATTGPEIWADTDGKVTHFVAGIGTGGTITGAGRYLKEVSGGAVRIIGADPEGSVYSGGTGRPYLVEGVGEDFWPQAYDRTVPDEIIAVSDSDSFDMTRRLAREEAMLVGGSCGMAVVAALKVAEQAGPDSIVVVLLPDGGRGYMSKIFNDAWMSSYGFLRSRLDGSTEQSRVGDVLRRKSGELPDLVHTHPSETVRDAIGILREYGVSQMPVVGAEPPVMAGEVAGSVSERELLSAVFEGRAKLADAVAQHMSPPLPMIGAGESVSAAGKALRDWDALMVVEEGKPVGVITRYDLLGFLSEGPRGLSGRR; from the coding sequence ATGCGGATCGCCCAGCACATCAGTGACCTCATCGGCGGCACACCGCTGGTGCGTCTGAATTCCGTCGTCCCCGACGGCGCCGGCATCGTGGCGGCCAAGGTCGAATACCTCAATCCCGGTGGCAGCTCCAAGGACCGGATCGCGGTGAAGATGATCGACGCCGCCGAGGCCAGCGGACAGCTGCGGCCCGGCGGCACCATCGTCGAACCCACCTCGGGCAACACCGGAGTCGGGCTGGCCCTCGTCGCCCAGCACCGCGGCTACAAGTGCGTGTTCGTCTGCCCCGACAAGGTCAGCGAGGACAAGCGCAACGTGCTGATGGCCTACGGCGCCGAGGTCGTTGTGTGCCCGACCGCCGTGCCGCCCGAGCACCCGGACAGTTACTACAGCGTCTCCGACCGGCTGGTCACCGAGATCGACGGAGCATGGAAGCCCGACCAGTACGCCAACCCGGAGGGGCCGGCCAGCCACTACGCCACCACCGGCCCGGAGATCTGGGCCGACACCGACGGCAAGGTCACCCACTTCGTCGCGGGCATCGGCACCGGCGGAACGATCACCGGCGCGGGCCGCTACCTCAAAGAGGTGTCGGGCGGCGCGGTGCGCATCATCGGCGCCGACCCGGAGGGATCGGTGTACTCCGGCGGTACCGGCCGGCCCTATCTGGTGGAGGGCGTCGGTGAGGACTTCTGGCCGCAGGCCTATGACCGCACGGTGCCCGACGAGATCATCGCCGTCTCCGACTCCGACTCGTTCGACATGACCCGGCGGTTGGCCCGCGAGGAAGCGATGCTGGTCGGCGGCTCGTGCGGGATGGCGGTGGTCGCCGCGCTCAAGGTCGCCGAGCAGGCCGGCCCCGACTCGATCGTGGTGGTGCTGCTGCCCGACGGCGGACGCGGCTACATGTCGAAGATCTTCAACGACGCCTGGATGTCGTCGTACGGGTTCCTGCGCAGCCGTCTCGACGGCTCCACCGAACAGTCCCGGGTCGGCGACGTGCTGCGCCGCAAGTCCGGGGAGCTGCCCGACCTGGTGCACACCCACCCGTCCGAGACCGTGCGCGACGCGATCGGCATCCTGCGTGAGTACGGGGTGTCGCAGATGCCGGTGGTCGGCGCCGAGCCGCCGGTGATGGCGGGGGAGGTCGCCGGCAGCGTCTCCGAGCGCGAACTGTTGTCGGCCGTTTTCGAGGGCCGGGCGAAATTGGCCGACGCGGTCGCGCAGCACATGAGCCCGCCGCTGCCGATGATCGGCGCCGGGGAGTCGGTCAGCGCGGCCGGCAAGGCGCTGCGCGATTGGGATGCGCTGATGGTGGTCGAGGAAGGCAAACCGGTTGGGGTGATCACCCGCTATGACTTGCTGGGCTTCCTTTCCGAGGGACCGCGGGGGCTGTCCGGGCGCCGCTAG
- a CDS encoding alpha/beta hydrolase, whose amino-acid sequence MTAPSKESGSSATTVRLHDVLRARRDRARKFAISDGAPVEVLESGPSVAARLANLTSRLTIRPILSVGSHVPNLPWPWGLIDLTARVLIPASATVRETVKLPHASAQLVRAPGVLPADGSRRVIVYLHGGAFLTCGANSHGRLVEALSKFADSPILVVNYRLLPKNSVGMALQDCHDAYRWLRRRGYEPDQIVLAGDSAGGYLALTLAQRLQEEGEEPAALVAISPLLQLAKEPKQAHPNIETDAMFTAGAFDALSELVAGAARKNIVDGKPEEIYEPLEHIKPGLPRTLIHVSGSEVLLHDARLAASRLAAVGVPAEVRVWPGQVHDFQLAAPMVPEAIRSLRQIGDYIREATG is encoded by the coding sequence ATGACTGCACCTAGCAAGGAATCGGGGTCATCGGCAACTACCGTTCGACTCCATGACGTCCTGAGAGCGCGTCGAGACCGGGCGCGCAAATTCGCCATCAGCGACGGGGCACCCGTCGAGGTTCTGGAATCCGGGCCCAGCGTCGCCGCGCGACTGGCGAACCTCACCTCGCGTCTGACCATCCGGCCGATCCTGTCCGTCGGCAGCCATGTCCCCAACCTGCCCTGGCCCTGGGGTCTCATCGACCTCACGGCCCGGGTGCTGATCCCGGCGTCGGCCACCGTCCGCGAGACCGTGAAGCTGCCCCATGCGTCGGCGCAGCTGGTCCGCGCGCCCGGGGTGCTGCCCGCCGACGGCAGCCGCCGCGTGATCGTCTACCTCCACGGCGGTGCCTTTCTGACTTGTGGGGCGAACTCGCACGGCCGGCTCGTCGAAGCCCTGTCCAAGTTCGCGGACTCGCCCATCCTGGTGGTCAATTACCGTCTGCTGCCGAAGAATTCGGTCGGGATGGCCCTCCAGGACTGCCACGACGCGTACCGGTGGCTGCGCCGGCGCGGGTACGAACCCGACCAGATCGTGCTGGCCGGCGACTCCGCGGGCGGCTACCTGGCTCTAACGTTGGCCCAGCGCCTGCAGGAGGAGGGTGAGGAGCCCGCTGCGCTGGTGGCGATCTCGCCCCTGCTGCAGCTGGCCAAGGAACCCAAGCAGGCTCACCCCAACATCGAGACGGATGCGATGTTCACCGCCGGGGCGTTCGATGCGCTCTCCGAGCTGGTGGCCGGGGCGGCCCGGAAGAACATCGTCGACGGGAAGCCCGAAGAGATCTACGAGCCGCTGGAGCACATCAAGCCAGGGCTGCCGCGCACGCTGATCCACGTGTCGGGCTCCGAGGTGCTGTTACACGACGCACGGCTGGCCGCGAGCAGGCTGGCCGCGGTGGGCGTTCCGGCCGAGGTGCGGGTGTGGCCCGGGCAGGTCCACGACTTCCAGCTGGCCGCGCCGATGGTCCCCGAGGCCATCCGCTCGCTCCGACAGATCGGCGACTACATCCGCGAGGCCACCGGCTAA